The proteins below come from a single Miscanthus floridulus cultivar M001 chromosome 1, ASM1932011v1, whole genome shotgun sequence genomic window:
- the LOC136478450 gene encoding uncharacterized protein isoform X1, whose protein sequence is MKLKNSAVETFKDNNMIFTSEGNFHSKKMREDYVASPNQPGVLWTRCKWIIGDVTEVLDRNTWKLGKILKMLKNDYFVIRLADCIQLKEFHISSLRIPRGLEAPQSKPFHAADKQVELGNLSQLVTHQNCVMATGRGKRRPADGARAVQQMGHRTTYDLGSSGKKRKAAADASCHPSRAAAHPRKVAAASNLNGGMTDSYLQSSSQAIEDAECSVASCSVNDLYRRNGGNVKRRRDAAGCLPDDAMSACPCTPGDREGGADHDDEEEAAAGVHGLELEAYRSTMRALYALGPLTWEQEALLTNLRLSLNISNEEHLLQLRRLLSS, encoded by the exons ATGAAGCTGAAAAATAGTGCAGTGGAGACTTTTAAGGACAACAATATGATTTTCACTTCTGAAGGAAATTTCCACTCTAAAAAAATGCGAGAAGACTATGTTGCTAGTCCAAACCAACCAGGTGTTCTTTGGACAAGATGCAAATGGATAATTGGAGATGTAACTGAAGTCTTGGATCGCAACACATGGAAGCTTGGAAAGATCTTAAAGATGCTAAAGAACGATTACTTTGTTATCAGGCTTGCTGATTGCATCCAACTGAAAGAGTTCCACATATCTAGCTTGAGAATTCCACGTGGTCTGGAAGCTCCTCAAAGCAAGCCCTTTCATGCAGCAGATAAG CAGGTGGAACTAGGAAATCTATCACAGCTTGTCACACATCAGAATTGTGTCATG GCCACCGGACGCGGTAAACGCCGACCTGCTGATGGCGCAAGAGCTGTGCAGCAGATGGGTCATCGAACAACCTACGATCTGGGGAGCAGTGGCAAGAAGCGGAAAGCAGCCGCAGATGCCTCTTGCCATCCGAGCAGAGCAGCAGCACACCCCCGGAAGGTCGCCGCAGCCTCCAACCTGAACGGCGGCATGACCGACAGCTACCTGCAGAGCTCTTCACAGGCCATAGAAGACGCCGAATGCTCGGTGGCCAGCTGCAGCGTGAACGACCTGTACCGCCGCAACGGCGGCAACGTTAAGCGGCGTCGGGACGCCGCAGGGTGCCTCCCTGACGACGCCATGTCTGCGTGCCCGTGCACGCCCGGCGACAGGGAGGGGGGCGCCGaccacgacgacgaggaggaggccgcGGCGGGCGTGCACGGGCTGGAGCTGGAGGCGTACCGGTCGACGATGCGGGCGCTGTACGCGTTGGGGCCGCTGACGTGGGAGCAGGAGGCGCTGCTGACAAACCTGCGCCTGTCGCTCAACATCTCCAACGAGGAGCATCTGCTCCAGCTCAGGCGCCTACTGTCCTCGTGA
- the LOC136478450 gene encoding uncharacterized protein isoform X2, producing MKLKNSAVETFKDNNMIFTSEGNFHSKKMREDYVASPNQPGVLWTRCKWIIGDVTEVLDRNTWKLGKILKMLKNDYFVIRLADCIQLKEFHISSLRIPRGLEAPQSKPFHAADKVELGNLSQLVTHQNCVMATGRGKRRPADGARAVQQMGHRTTYDLGSSGKKRKAAADASCHPSRAAAHPRKVAAASNLNGGMTDSYLQSSSQAIEDAECSVASCSVNDLYRRNGGNVKRRRDAAGCLPDDAMSACPCTPGDREGGADHDDEEEAAAGVHGLELEAYRSTMRALYALGPLTWEQEALLTNLRLSLNISNEEHLLQLRRLLSS from the exons ATGAAGCTGAAAAATAGTGCAGTGGAGACTTTTAAGGACAACAATATGATTTTCACTTCTGAAGGAAATTTCCACTCTAAAAAAATGCGAGAAGACTATGTTGCTAGTCCAAACCAACCAGGTGTTCTTTGGACAAGATGCAAATGGATAATTGGAGATGTAACTGAAGTCTTGGATCGCAACACATGGAAGCTTGGAAAGATCTTAAAGATGCTAAAGAACGATTACTTTGTTATCAGGCTTGCTGATTGCATCCAACTGAAAGAGTTCCACATATCTAGCTTGAGAATTCCACGTGGTCTGGAAGCTCCTCAAAGCAAGCCCTTTCATGCAGCAGATAAG GTGGAACTAGGAAATCTATCACAGCTTGTCACACATCAGAATTGTGTCATG GCCACCGGACGCGGTAAACGCCGACCTGCTGATGGCGCAAGAGCTGTGCAGCAGATGGGTCATCGAACAACCTACGATCTGGGGAGCAGTGGCAAGAAGCGGAAAGCAGCCGCAGATGCCTCTTGCCATCCGAGCAGAGCAGCAGCACACCCCCGGAAGGTCGCCGCAGCCTCCAACCTGAACGGCGGCATGACCGACAGCTACCTGCAGAGCTCTTCACAGGCCATAGAAGACGCCGAATGCTCGGTGGCCAGCTGCAGCGTGAACGACCTGTACCGCCGCAACGGCGGCAACGTTAAGCGGCGTCGGGACGCCGCAGGGTGCCTCCCTGACGACGCCATGTCTGCGTGCCCGTGCACGCCCGGCGACAGGGAGGGGGGCGCCGaccacgacgacgaggaggaggccgcGGCGGGCGTGCACGGGCTGGAGCTGGAGGCGTACCGGTCGACGATGCGGGCGCTGTACGCGTTGGGGCCGCTGACGTGGGAGCAGGAGGCGCTGCTGACAAACCTGCGCCTGTCGCTCAACATCTCCAACGAGGAGCATCTGCTCCAGCTCAGGCGCCTACTGTCCTCGTGA
- the LOC136478450 gene encoding uncharacterized protein isoform X3, with product MKLKNSAVETFKDNNMIFTSEGNFHSKKMREDYVASPNQPGVLWTRCKWIIGDVTEVLDRNTWKLGKILKMLKNDYFVIRLADCIQLKEFHISSLRIPRGLEAPQSKPFHAADKATGRGKRRPADGARAVQQMGHRTTYDLGSSGKKRKAAADASCHPSRAAAHPRKVAAASNLNGGMTDSYLQSSSQAIEDAECSVASCSVNDLYRRNGGNVKRRRDAAGCLPDDAMSACPCTPGDREGGADHDDEEEAAAGVHGLELEAYRSTMRALYALGPLTWEQEALLTNLRLSLNISNEEHLLQLRRLLSS from the exons ATGAAGCTGAAAAATAGTGCAGTGGAGACTTTTAAGGACAACAATATGATTTTCACTTCTGAAGGAAATTTCCACTCTAAAAAAATGCGAGAAGACTATGTTGCTAGTCCAAACCAACCAGGTGTTCTTTGGACAAGATGCAAATGGATAATTGGAGATGTAACTGAAGTCTTGGATCGCAACACATGGAAGCTTGGAAAGATCTTAAAGATGCTAAAGAACGATTACTTTGTTATCAGGCTTGCTGATTGCATCCAACTGAAAGAGTTCCACATATCTAGCTTGAGAATTCCACGTGGTCTGGAAGCTCCTCAAAGCAAGCCCTTTCATGCAGCAGATAAG GCCACCGGACGCGGTAAACGCCGACCTGCTGATGGCGCAAGAGCTGTGCAGCAGATGGGTCATCGAACAACCTACGATCTGGGGAGCAGTGGCAAGAAGCGGAAAGCAGCCGCAGATGCCTCTTGCCATCCGAGCAGAGCAGCAGCACACCCCCGGAAGGTCGCCGCAGCCTCCAACCTGAACGGCGGCATGACCGACAGCTACCTGCAGAGCTCTTCACAGGCCATAGAAGACGCCGAATGCTCGGTGGCCAGCTGCAGCGTGAACGACCTGTACCGCCGCAACGGCGGCAACGTTAAGCGGCGTCGGGACGCCGCAGGGTGCCTCCCTGACGACGCCATGTCTGCGTGCCCGTGCACGCCCGGCGACAGGGAGGGGGGCGCCGaccacgacgacgaggaggaggccgcGGCGGGCGTGCACGGGCTGGAGCTGGAGGCGTACCGGTCGACGATGCGGGCGCTGTACGCGTTGGGGCCGCTGACGTGGGAGCAGGAGGCGCTGCTGACAAACCTGCGCCTGTCGCTCAACATCTCCAACGAGGAGCATCTGCTCCAGCTCAGGCGCCTACTGTCCTCGTGA